Proteins co-encoded in one Terriglobia bacterium genomic window:
- a CDS encoding HNH endonuclease: MEAAHIIAESKGGSNEADNGIPVCFDCHQEMGSYNDQHPKGNKLRDEELKARRDHIYRLVETGVIYAQIIATRARSGATDNAKPDLIEPSAFPDGSAEAKRFLSILLSPTGLPDASARKLKLFNEQDRAWILDQLLAKAEESAQAISVICPIMQSPTFPQSQAILLLEHLVRAVTLYGNVASKAELLRACSNELLSTIYEGLRVAFFDDIICIAQKDQFDEVNEIVPALVGHISAIPEELHKEYVMMLLDQARSNSYKGAPAARRALMDLPDSVAKSGMDAMDSKFLTWNSRYDHVKRFVTQYKHLANPNQTDLLNDLITLSDKKFFEKYMSDD, translated from the coding sequence ATGGAAGCTGCTCACATCATTGCCGAATCAAAGGGTGGCTCTAATGAGGCAGATAATGGTATCCCAGTCTGTTTTGATTGCCATCAAGAGATGGGATCTTACAACGATCAGCATCCCAAGGGGAACAAACTTCGCGATGAAGAGTTGAAGGCTCGTCGAGATCACATTTATCGACTCGTAGAGACAGGTGTGATCTATGCGCAGATTATCGCAACACGCGCTCGCTCAGGAGCTACTGATAATGCGAAGCCGGATCTTATTGAACCTTCAGCTTTTCCTGATGGATCTGCTGAAGCAAAGCGATTCCTGTCAATTCTCTTGTCTCCAACCGGCCTGCCTGATGCATCTGCGCGCAAGCTAAAGCTCTTCAATGAACAGGATCGAGCTTGGATATTGGATCAGCTGCTAGCTAAAGCCGAAGAGAGCGCTCAGGCTATTTCGGTTATCTGCCCTATCATGCAGAGCCCGACATTCCCACAGAGCCAGGCGATACTCCTGTTGGAACATTTAGTACGTGCCGTCACACTTTATGGCAATGTAGCCTCAAAGGCCGAGTTGCTTCGAGCTTGCTCCAATGAGTTGTTATCTACTATTTACGAGGGTCTTCGTGTGGCATTCTTTGATGACATCATTTGCATTGCCCAAAAAGATCAATTTGATGAAGTAAATGAGATTGTCCCAGCTTTGGTCGGTCATATAAGCGCGATTCCAGAAGAGCTACATAAAGAATATGTCATGATGCTTCTCGATCAAGCCAGATCGAATTCCTACAAGGGAGCACCTGCAGCTAGACGCGCTCTTATGGATCTGCCCGACAGCGTTGCAAAGTCTGGCATGGATGCAATGGACTCAAAATTCCTCACTTGGAACTCGCGATACGACCATGTGAAACGCTTTGTGACCCAATACAAACATCTTGCAAATCCCAATCAAACCGACCTATTGAATGATTTGATAACCCTTTCTGATAAGAAGTTTTTTGAGAAATACATGAGCGACGATTAA